GAGCGTGCGGTGGGCCTTCTCCCAGGCCAGTTCGTCGGTGGGCGCGATGATCGGACGGAACGACACCCAGATACGGGGGTGGGGGCGCCCGGCGGCCTCGGCGACCGCGTTGACGGCGGCGATCTGCTCGGCCGTCTCCTTCAACGGCTCGCCCCACAGCCCGAAGATGTCACCCTGCTGACCGCCGACCCGGTAGGCGTCCTGGGAGGAGCCGCCGACGGAGATCGGCACCAGGCCGTTCACCGGCTTCACGTCCGAGTGGTAACCCTCGAACCTGAAGTACTTGCCCTCGTGCGAGACGGGCCCGTCGGCCTGCCACACCTTCCGCAGGATCTGGATGTACTCGTCCGAACGCTCGTAGCGCTCCGACTTGTTGAGGTAGTCGCCCTCCCGGTGCTGCTCCTCGTCGCTGCCCCCGGAGATGATGTGCAGCGACAGGCGGCCCTTGCTGATCCGGTCCAGGGTGGCGAGCGCGCGGGCCGCGTGGGTCGGGAAGATCACGCCCGGTCGGTGGGCCAGGATCGGGCGGATCCGCTCGGTGTTGTTGGCGACGAACTGGGCGAGTTGGAGGGCGTCCGGGGAAGCCGAGTGGTAGGCGACCAGGGTGTGGTCGAAGCCGCCGTCGTCGAGGGTACGGGCGTACTTGCGGACGAAGTCGGGGTCGAAGCCGCCGGTGCGGCTGCTGGAGGCGGGGCCGTTGGATCCGGTGTCGGTGTGGACGGCGCTGATGAACTCGACAGGCATGGAGAACTTCCTTGTCGTGAGGGTTACTTGAGAAGGGACGCGTCCGCCGACTTCGCGACGTCGACGCTCGGGTCCAGGACGCCGATGCTGTTCATGAGGTCGGCCACGTCCTGGACCGTCTTGTTGACGTCGTCGGTGATCGGCAGGACCTGGCCGTACGCCGCCGAGGCCAGCGTCTTCGCCACCGAGGCGTCGGCGCCGTTGCGCTCCTGGATGGCCTTGGCGTAGGCGTCCTTGTGCGTGCTGGTCCACTTCAGGGCTGTACCGAGGCGCTTCAGGAAGTCGGACAGCGCGGCCTTCTTCGAGGAGTCGGCGAGGGCCTTGTCGGAGGCGTTGACGAAGCCGTAGCCACTGACCCGGCCGTCCGCGCCGTCGACCAGCAGCTTGCCGCCCTGTTCCAGGGCGACGGCCTGGTAGACGCCGAAGATCGCCCAGACCTTGATCCTGCCGGAGGAGAAGGCGGCCTGCGCGTCGGTGGGCAGCAGGTACTGCACCTTGACGTCCTTGTAGTCCAGGCCGTTCTGCTTGAGGACGTTGGCCAGCAGGTACTCCGAGATGCTGCCCTTGGCGGAGGACACCACGACCTTCTGGCCCTTGAGGTCCTTGACGCTGTCGATGCCGGAGCCCTTGCGGACCACGATCCCGACATGCGTGCCGTCGTTCTTCAGGGCGGCGATGTTCTTGATCTTCACCCCGCCGCTGAGGGCCTGGAGCGCCGGCAGGTCGGCGGAGAATCCGGTGTCGGCGGCGCCCGCCTGGACGGCCTGGTAGAGGGGGGCCGCGCCCTCGAACTCGGCCCACTTCACGTTGTACTCGGCGCCCTTGAGGGCCCCGGAGGCGGCGACGATGGTCTGGAGGGTCTTGGCCTGGTCGCCGACGGTGAGGGTCACTTCGGAGCCGCTCCCGGCGGCGTCCGCCGAGGAGTCCGCGCCGCAGGCGGTCAGCGCCAGCAGGGCGGTGACGCTCAGCGCGGCGGTGGCGAGTCTGCGTATCACGAGGGGGTCCCTTCGAGGGTGTGTGCGGTGACGCCGAGCCAGCCGAGGAGGCGGGCGCGGAGGGTGACGAACTCGGGTGAGGTGAGATCGCGCGGGCGGGGCAGGCCGACGGTGAGGTCGTGGGCGATACGGCCCTCGTCCATCACCAGGACGCGGTCGGCGAGCAGCAGCGCCTCCTCCACGTCATGGGTGACCAGGAGGATCGCGCAGCCGTGCCGCTGCCACAGCTCGCCGACCAGTTGCTGCACCTTGCCCCGGGTCAGGGCGTCGAGTGCGCCGAACGGCTCGTCGAGAAGCAGGAGTTCGGGCTCGCGGACCAGGGCGCGGGCCAGTGAGACCCGCTGGGCCTGACCGCCGGACAGGGTCTTGGGCCAGACGGTCGCGCGGTCGGCGATCCCGACCTCGTCCAGTGCCTTCGCGGCGAGCGCCCGGTCCGGCCGTCCGGGCAGGCCGAGGACGACGTTGCGCCATACCTTCAGCCAGGGCAGCAGCCGGGGCGACTGGAAGGCCGCGCTGCGCCGCGCGGGCACGGTCACCTCGCCCCCGATCTCGTCGTCGAGCCCGGCGAGAATGCGCAGCAGCGTCGACTTGCCGCAGCCGCTGTGCCCGAGCAGGGCCACGAACTCGCCCTCCCTGATGTCGAGATCCAGCTCGTGCAGCACGGTGTTGCCGTCGAAGGCCCGCGAAAGCCCGCGTATCTCCACGCTGTTGGCCATGGGGATCATGCCTCGCCCTCGAAGTTGGCCCGCCAGGTCAGCAGGCGGCGCGACAGGACTCGTACGGCGAAGTCGCAGGCGAGGCCGAGCAGTGCGTACACGGCGAGGCAGAGCACGATGATGTCGGTACGGAAGTACTGCTGGGCGTTGCTCATGAGATAGCCGAGCCCCGCGTCCGCGTTGATCTGCTCGGCGAAGACGAGCGCGAGCCAGGCGGTGGAGAGCGCGTACCGGAGCCCCACGAGTGCTCCGGGCAGTGCGCTCGGCAGGATGACGTACTTGATCAGTCCGAGCCGGCCGAGCCCCATCATCCGTGCGGCTTCGACGAGTTGGGCGTCGGTGGACCTGATCCCGCCGTAGATGTTGAAGTACAGCGGATAGGTGACGCCGAGAGCGACCAGCGCGATCTTCGGGGTCTCCTCGATGCCGAACCACACGATGAACAGGGGGATCAGGCCCACCCAGGGGATGGCCCGGAACATGCCCATCGAGGAGTCGATGACGTCCTCGCCGAGCCGGAACAGCCCGGCGAGGAGAGAGAGCACGAGTGCGACGCTCGCCCCGATGAGGAACCCGATGGCGGCGCGGCGGCCCGACGCGGCGACGGCGCCGGGCAGTTCACCGTTCTTCGTCAGGTCGACGGCCTGTTTCAGGACGTCCACGGGGGAGGCGAGCACCGACTCGGGCAGCACGCCGGTGGCCGAGGTCAGGAACCAGAGGAGTACGAGGCCCACGGGTCCGGCGGCCCGGCGCACCGAACGGGGAACCTGGAGGCGGCGGGTCGCGCGGGCGGTTCCGCGGATCGTGACCCGGGGTGCGGGGGCCGGGGGAGTGCCCGGGGGAGTGTCGGGGGGCGGCGACGGGGCCAGGGGCACCGCGTCGAGCGGTTTGGTCGTCATGTCGGGGTTCCTCTCGCGGGGCTCGGGGCCCGGGGGACAGCCGTGGGCCCCGGGGTCAGGCGGGCTCGGGGCCGGTCGCGGCCGGGCGGGTGGGATCGGCGGACCAGGCGGACCAGGAACCGGCGAAGAGGGTCGCGTCGAAACCGGCGAGGGCGAGTGCGGCGATCTGGTGGGCGGCGGTGACACCGGAACCGCAGTACACGCCGATGCGCGACGTCGCATCCGCACCGAGGACCTCGAACCGTTCGCGCAGCAGCTCGGGCGACAGGAAGGTCCCGTCGGTCGCGAGGTTCTCCCCGGTGGGTGCGGAGACCGCGCCCGGGATGTGCCCCGCGCGTGGGTCGACCGGCTCCACCTCACCCCGGTACCGTTCACCGGCGCGGGCGTCCAACAGGAGTCCTTCGCGGGCCAGTTCGGCGGCGCCGTCGGTATCGGTGAGCGGCAGTCCGCCCGCGCGCAGAACGATGTCGCCGGGTTGCGGATCGGCCGGGATGCCGGATTCCAGGGGAAGTTCCGCCGCCCGCCAGGCACCCAACGCGCCGTCCAGCAGAGTCACGTCGGCGACCCCGGCGTACCGGAGCAGCCACCAGGCCCGGGCGGCGGCGGTGTTGCCCAAGTCGTCGTAGACCACGACCGGTTGCCCCTGCCGGAGCCCCCAGCTGCGGGCCGCCACTTGCAAGTCGCCTATCTCCGGAAGCGGATGGCGCCCGCCGTCCGGGCTCGGCGGCGCGGCCAGCTCGGTGTCCAGGTCGACGTACACCGCGCCCGGGATGTGCGCGTCCGCGTAGTGGTCGCGGCCGTACGGGTCGCCGAGCGACCAGCGGACGTCGAGGACCAGGGGCGACTGCTCGGCGGCGAGGGCCTCGCGCAGTTCGGCGACAGTGGTTGTCACACGCGTGCTGCTCATGCCGACTCCTCGGCGATCGCGGGCAGCTCGGGGGAGAGGCGCAACCGTTCGAGGAAGAGGACGACCGTGGCGGCAACGGTGCGGTGCAGCGCGTCGTTGAGCACGTCGTGCCGGCCGCCGACGAAGGTCACGGTACGGACGTTCGTGTGTCCCGCGTATGCGCCCAGAGCCCGGTCGAGCGGGCTGACCCGGTCGTCCTTGCCGTGCAGGGCGAGTACCGGCACCTGAACCCGGTCGAGCGGTGGCCCCAGCAGGTCGACGGCCGCGTCGATCGCCCCGCGCCGGAAGGCGGCGTCCCCGGCGAGGCGCCCCTGGTGGGTCGGGCAGGCGGTGCGTGCCGTCAGTTCCTCCTCCCAACTCCCCGACTTCCAGGAGCCGATGGGCAGGCCGGCGAGGATCAGCGCGTCGACGCCCGCCGGATGCTCGGCGGCGAGCCGGACGGCGTACCGGGCACCCGTGTCCGAACCGACCAGGATCTTCGGGCCCGGCAGTGACTCGTCGGCGAGAAGCTTGGCCGCTTCGTCGAGCACGGCCGGATCGGCGGACGCGTCGCCCAACGCCCGTACACGGTAGGCGTCGAAGGCCAGACGGCGGCCGAACCGTTCGTACACACCGCCGTGTTCGCCGCGGCCCGGCAGCACGATCAGTGTGCCGCGCGCGGCCAGACCTTCGGGTTCGTCCCAGGAGGCCGGGGCGGAGGAGGGCGTGGAAGAGGACATGAGGGGGCAACTCCCGTTTCAGAGCAGGCAGAAGGGCGTGCGGAGAGAGGGAAGGGGAGGAGAGGGGGGAAGGACGGGGCGCGGACCGGGAGGACGGCCTACCGATACGCGAGCAGCGGGAAGCCGATCAGCGGAGGCCGTAGGGAAACGCCGGGAGGCGGCGTGGGATCAACGACAGCGCGCGCTGCACGCCACGCCGAAGTCGATGACTCGGCGCTGCGTGAGAAGGGCAGCAAATGCGGTCGGATACGCCATGCGCTCATCATGACCGGCACCGGTGCGCCACGTCCAACGACGATTCCGCATCGAAATCGATCGGAATCCGTGATCGATCGGGAATGGTGATCGGTGGCCGGTGCGGGCTACCGTCACCGTATGCCCCAACCTGTGCTCGACATCGTGGCGTTGCGCAGCCTGACCGCGATCGCCGACCACGGCGGCTTCCATCGCGCGGCCCAGGCGCTCGCCCTCAGCCAGTCCGCGGTCAGCCAGCACGTGCGCCGGCTGGAGAAGACCCTGGGGCGGCCCGTCGTCGAGCGTGAGGGCCGGGGCACGCGGTTCACCCCGGAGGGGCGGCTGCTCCTCGAACAGGCCCGCCGTGTCCTCGCCGTCCACGACGAGGCCGTACGCACCCTGCTCGACGTCGACGGCGACACCATCACCCTCGGCTCCACCGAGCACGCCGCCGACCAGTTCCTGCCCCTGCTCACCGCGGCCGTCGAGGCGGTGCGCCCCGGCTGCCGGGTGCGGTTCCGCATCGACCGGTCGGCGCGGCTGGTGGAGGCGGTGGAACGTGGCAGTGTGGATGTCGCGGTGTACGTCACGGAGGCAGCCGCGACGGAGGGCACGCCGGTCGGCGGTCTGCCGCTGACCTGGCACGCTCCGCCCGGCTGGGCGCCCCCGGCCGCCCCGGCCCCCGTCCCGCTGGTCGCGATCGAGGACCCGTGCGCCATCCGTCGCCGGGCCATCGCGACCCTCGCCGAGCAGGGCGTCGTGGCGTCGGTCGTCGGCGACGCGGGTTATCTGGCGGGCGTGCTCGACCTCGCCCGCACCGGCCGGGGCGTGGCCCTCCTGGCTACGGTGGGCCCCGCCCCCGATGGCCTCACCCCGTACAAGGGCCTGCCCCCGGTCCCGCCGATCCCGATGAGCGCCCTGGCCCGCCCGGGTGCGGACCCGGCCACGGTGGAGGCGGCATTCGCGGCGGTGAGACGACTACTGACCTGAGCGGAAGCGCCCCGACAGGGGCGCGGGGAACGGCGCGACCAGCCCCCACGGACGCGCAGCAGACGAACTACGTAGCAGCTCAGGTCCCCAACGTCCGCGCCAGAGCGGCACGTTGGAGCGGCAAAACCTCTTCGTGCAGCTCACGCCCCCGGGCCGTCAGAGCGACCCGAACCCCCCGCCGGTCCTCCACACACATGCTGCGCTCCACCAGACCCTCCTTCTCCAGCCGCCCGATGAGCCGCGACAGCGCGCTCTGGCTGAGGTGGACCCGCCCGGCGATGTCCTGCACCCTGCACTGCTCGCCAGAGTCGGAGGTGTCCGTCACGGCGGCTGCCCCGGAGACGAGGACGTCGAGTACCTCGAAGTCACTGGCGCCCAGGCCGTGCGGATGCAGCACACGGTCGATCTCGCACATCGTGCGGGCGTGCGCCGCCAGGATGTCCCGCCACTGGTCCGCCAGCCCCGCACCGGCCCTGTTCGTTGCCATGCACTCCATGTTAATGCGTATGCATAAAAACCGACGTGTCCGAGGTGGTGTGAGAGCCGACTCAGGCAGAGCCCCGCTCGACCAGCTCGGTGGGCAGGATCACCGCCGCCGGGTCCTCGCCGCCGATCTGGGCGAGCAGCACCCGGACCATCTCGGCGCTGATCCGGTCGTAGGGCTGTCTGATGGTCGTCAGCTGGGGGCGGGCGGCCAGGGCGGCGGAGGAGTCGTCGAAGCCGCCCACCGAAACGTCCCCGGGAACGCTGCGTCCCGCACGCTCCAGTGCGGTCAGGACTCCCTGCGCCATCAGGTCGGACGCGACGAACACGGCGTCCAGGTCCGGGGACTGGGCCAGCAGCCTCTCCGCGCCCGCCTCGCCGCTGGCCCGGCTGTAGTCGCCGGAGACGACGAGGCGGTCGTCGTGCTCGATGCCCTCCTCGGCGAGGACCTCGCGGTAGCCGGCGAGGCGTTCCACCCCGCCCGGGGTGTCGAGCGGGCCGGTGACCATGCCGATACGGCGGCGCCCCAGCGACAGGAGATGGCGGACCATGTCCCGGGCGCCGTCGCGGTCGGCCGCCGCCACGTAGCTCACCTTGGAGCCGAGGCCGATCGGCTTGCCGCACGCGACGAGCGGTACACCCGCCTCGCACAGCTCCTGGGCGACCGGGTCACCGGAGTGGCTGGAGACCAGCAGCACCCCGTCGACATGACCGGCGGTGATGTACCGCGTGATGCGGCGCCGCTCGTCCTCGGTGCCCGCCAGCATCAGCAGCAGCGGGATGTCGTGCGCTGCCAGTGCCTGGGTGCAACCCCGCAGCAGCACATTGAAGTTGGGGTCCTCGAAGAAGCGTTCCTGAGGCTCCGTCAGCAGGAAGCCGATCGAGTCCGAGCGGCCGGTGATGAGCGAGCGGGCGTGGCGGTTCACCACGTAACCCGTTTTGCGGATCGCGGCGTTCACCGCCTCGTGGGCGGTCGGGCTGACGTAGTGCCCGCCGTTGAGCACGCGTGAGACGGTGCCTCGGGATACTCCTGCCTCGCGGGCCACGTCGTGGATCGTCGGCGGTTTGCGCCGGCCCCCGGTATTGCTCATGGTCATGACTTTACGGCTCCGGAGAGCAGGTCGAGGCTCCAGAACCGCTGGATGACCAGGAAGAGCGCGATGAGCGGGATGACCGCCAGAAGCGCGCCCGTGATCACCAGCGTGTACAGGGCCGGGGTGTTCGCTCCCTGTTCGAGGAGCGTGAACAGACCCAGCGTGATCGGGAACTTCTCGTCGTCGCTGAGCATGATGTAGGGGAGCAGGAAGTTGTTCCACACGGCCACGAACTGGAACAGGAACACCGTCACGAGGCCCGGGATCATCATCGGGAGCGCGACCCGGGTGAAGATCCGCCACTCGCCCGCGCCGTCCATCCGCCCGGCCTCGACCACGTCGGCAGGCACCGCCGCGGCGGCGTAGATCCGCGCGAGGTATATCCCGTACGGGGAGAGGATCAGCGGCAGCAGCACGGACGCGTAGGAGTCCGTGATGTCGGCCTTCGCCAGCAGCAGGTACTGGGGGATCGCGAGGATCACCGGCGGCATCAGCACGCCCGCCATCAGGACGCTGAACACCGTCTCCCGGCCGCGGAAGCGGTAGACCGCCAGCGCGTAGCCGCTGATCGCCGAGACGGCTGTCGAGAGGAGGGCGCCGAGACCGGCGTAGAGGGCGGAGTTGCCCATCCACTTCCAGTAGACGCCGTCGCGGTAGGCGCTCAGCTCCTTCACGTTGTCGGTGAAGCCGCTGCCGGGCAGGAACGTGAACGTGGAGAACAGCTCACTGCCCGACTTCGTCGCCGCGATCACCACCCACGCCACCGGCAGCAGGCAGTACAGGGCGCCCAGCAGCAGGGTGAGCGTCGGGACGAGGGCGATCCGGCCGCGCAGCGGCGGGCGCCGCACGGTGCCGGGCCTGGTGCCCGTCGCCGCTTCCGCCTTGCCCATGGCAAGAGAACTCATCGTGCTGCCTCCTGCTTGTTACGGGAGTTCGCGGCCCGCAGGAAGCCGAACGACAGGACCAGTGTGACGATCGCGATGATCGTCGCCTCGGCCGCGGCCGAGTAGATGTCACCCTTGCCGAAGGCGTCCTGGTACACCTTCATCAGCGGACTCCACGTCGTGGACACGGAGTTGGTGAGCGGCTTGAGGGTGGTCGGCTCGCTGAACACCTGGAGCGTCGCGATGATCGAGAAGAAGAAGGTCAGCACCAGCGAGGGCGCCACCATCGGGATCTTGATCCGCAGCGCGGTCTGCAGCGGGGTGGCGCCGTCCAGCTTCGCCGCCTCGTACACCTCGGCCGGGATGGACCGCAGCGAGGTGTAGATGACGATCATGTTGAAGCCGGTACCGCCCCACACCGCGATGTTCGAGAGGGCCAGGTACAGCGGACCGCCGTCCAGCAGGTCCGGCTGCGGCATCCCCAGCCTGTCGAGGACGAAGTAGAACGGACTGACGTCCGGCAGGTACAGGAAGCCCCAGAGCAGCGCGGCGACGACGCCAGGAATGGCGTACGGCAGGAAGATCGCGAGCCGGGTGAAGGGGGTGAACCGCACCTTGTCCGCGTCGAGCATCAGCGCGAAGACGAGGGCGAGACCCAGCATCACCGGGACCACGATCGCGCCGTAGCCGACCACGCGCAGGGCGCCGTCCAGCAGCTCGCTGTCGGTGAGGGCGTCGGTGTAGTTGCCGATGCCCGCCCAGACCTCTTTCCGCGCCCCGGCGCCGAGGCCCAGGCCGGACACCTTCACCTTGTGCAGGCTCAGCCAGAGCGCGTAGCCGATGGGCAGTGCGAAGAAGAGGGCGAAGAGGGTCACCGCGGGGAGGAGGAAGGCGTACGGGGCCCCCTTGACCCCGTACGACCTCCGGCGTGCGCTGGTCACTCCGCGACTCCGAAGCCCTGCTTCTTCAGGTCGGCGACCGTGTCGTCCTGCATGGTCTTGAGGGCTGCACCGAAGTCCGACTTGTTCTTCGCGGCGGCGGCGAACGCGTCCTTGAAGGAGGTGTACGCCACGTTCACGTTCGGGCCCCACGCGGAGGGCGCCGTGGTCTTCGCGATCTCGGCGGCCTTGGTGTAGAAGTCCGCCTGGTTGGAGAAGAAGTCGGGCGACTTGACGAACGCGCCGCTGAGCTGGGCGCCCGTGGCGGCCGGGTAGATCCCGCCCTCCTTCGCGAGCGCGGCCAGCGCGGCACGGTCGGTGTTCAGCCAGGCGGCGAACTTCGCGGCGGCCGACCTGTGGCCCGAGTCGGTGGTGACGGCGGTCGAGGAGCCGCCCCAGCTGCCCGTCACGTCCTCACTGGCCGACCACTGGGGGAGCGGGGCCATGGCCCACTTGCCCTTGGTGTCCGGTGCGGCCGTCGTCAGCGTGCCAGGCGCCCACACCGCGCTGACCCAAGCGATCTGCTTGCCGGTGTTGAGCGCCTTGTTCCAGGCCGGGGTGTACATCGGCTGGTTGTCGATGGCGCCCTCCTTGACGAGGCCGCCCCAGAACGTGGCGACCTTCTGGGTCGCCGCGTCGTCGATCCCGACCTTCCACTTCTCGCCGGAGGTCGTCCACCACTTGGCGCCGGCCTGCTGGGCCAGCCCCGCGAAGAGGCCGGAGTCGTTGGCGGAGAAGGTGGTGAGGTCCTTGTCCGGGGCCTTCTTCTTCAGCGCGCGGGCGGTGTCCGCGAACTCGGCCCACGTGGTCGGGACCTTCAGGCCGTACTGCTTGAAGAGGTCCTCGCGGTAGTAGAACATCATCGGTCCGATGTCCTGCGGCACCGCGTACACCGCGTCCGTGCCCAGCGTCGTCTGCTGCCAGACACCGTCGGCGAAGTCCTTCTTGGTGTCGCCGACATCGCCCGAGATGTCCGCGAGCGCGTCATTGCTGACCAGCGTCGGCAGCGCCTGGTACTCGGCCTGCACCAGGTCCGGCGCCTTCTTGGCCTTGTGCGCGGTGAGGATCTTGGTGACCAGGGTGTCGCCGGAAGCCTGCTTCTTCACCGTGACGGTGATCTGCTGCTCCTTGCCCGGCCCCTTGTTCCACAGGTCGACGACCTTGTCCATGCCGGGCGTCCAGGTCCAGTACGTCAGCGACACCGGGCCCGACTGGGCGTCGCTGTCGTCGTCGGACCCGCAAGCGGCGAGTGTGGTGGCGCCGAGCGTGACGGCGACTGCGGTTGCCACGAGGCGCCACTGCTTCGTGTTCGGCATGGAACGTTCTCCCCTGACCCGGTGGGGCCCTCGCCTGCTGCGAAGACCCGCCATGCTTCTGTGAGCGTTCACAGTAGAGAAACACACTGGACACTTGTCAATGGTTGTTGCCGTGCGGTTATCTAGGCCCCGCACCACGGAAGCTGTGTGTGCACGTTCCCAAGATTCGTTCCAGAGTGACCAACCGACCGGGAGACATTCCATGCCGGAGACCACCCCCACGGGCCTCACCGGGCTTGCCTTCGGCGGGGACTACAACCCCGAGCAGTGGCCGGAAAGCGTCTGGCCGGAGGACGTCCGGCTGATGCGCGAGGCCGGTGTCACGATGGTCAGCGTCGGAATCTTCTCGTGGGCCCTGCTGGAGACCGCGCCCGGGGTGTACGACTTCGGCTGGCTCGACCGCCTGCTGGACCTGCTGCACGAGAACGGCATCCGCGCCGACCTCGGTACGCCCACCGTGGCACCGCCGGCCTGGTTCTACCGCGAGCACCCGGACGCGCTGCCGGTCACCCCCGAGGGTGTGCGCTTCGAGTTCGGCTCCCGCGCCGCGATCTGTCACAGCAACGCCGACTACCGAGCCGCCGCCGCGAACATCACCACGAAACTCGCCGAGCGCTACGGCGCCCATCCGGCACTCGCCATGTGGCACGTCCACAACGAGTACGGCGTCCCCGTCTCCGCCTGCTACTGCGACTCCTGCGCCGCCCACTTCCGCCGCTGGCTGGAGACGGCGTACGAGACGGTCGACGGCGTCAACGAGGCATGGGGAACCGCCTTCTGGGGCCAGCGGTACGCCACGTTCGAGCACATCAACCCACCGCGCGCCACGCCCACCGTCGGCAACCCGGGCCAGGCACTGGACTACAAGCGGTTCGCCGACGCCACCATGCGCGAGAACTTCGTGATGGAGCGGGACATCCTGCACCGCCTGTCGCCCGGCGTGCCGGTCACCACCAACTTCATGACCGCGCTCAGCCAGTGCGACTCCGTCGACTACTGGGCCTGGGGCCGCGAGGTCGACATCGTCACCAACGACCACTACCTGATCACCGACGGCCGCCGCACCCACGTCAACCTGGCGATGGCCGCCGACCTCACCCGATCCGTCGGCGACGGCGCCCCCTGGATCCTCCTCGAACACTCCACCTCGGGCGTCAACTGGCAGGCCCGCAACCCCGCGAAGGCACCGGGCCAGATGGCCCGCAACTCCCTCGCCCATGTCGCCCGGGGCTCCGAGGGCGCGATGTTCTTCCAGTGGCGCCAGTCCCGGCGCGGCGCCGAGAAGTTCCACTCGGCGATGCTCCCGCACGGCGGCACGGAGACCCGCGTCTGGCGCGAGGTCGTCGAACTCGGCGCCTCCCTCGACTCGTTGGCGTCCATCCGCTCCACCCGCACCGTCGCCGACGTCGCCGTCCTGTGGGACTGGCACTCCTGGTGGGCGCAGAACCTCCAGTGGCGCCCCAGCGAGGACCACGACCCGCGCGAGCGTGCCGACGCCTTCTACGAGGCCCTGTACGACCGCCACCTCACGGTCGACTTCGCCCACCCCGAAGCCGACTTGTCGGCCTATCCCCTTGTCGTCGTTCCCGCCCTGTACCTGATGACGGAGGCCGCCGGGAACAACCTCAGGGAATACGTCGAGAACGGCGGCACCCTCGTCGTCTCGTACTTCTCCGGCATCGTCGACGAGCACGACGCCGTGCACGAGGGCCCCTACCCGGGTGCCCTGCGCGACGTACTCGGCCTGACCGTCGAGGAGTTCTCCCCGCTGCTCCAGGGCGACTCCGTGCGCATCACCGGCCCCGACGGCTCCGAGCTGACCGGCGACGTGTGGACCGAGTCCGTCGTCCCGCGCGGCGCCGAGACCGTGTGGACGTACGCCGACGGACTCACCGCCGACCAGCCGGCCGTCACCCGCCACCGCCTCGGCGAGGGCACCGCCTGGTACGTGTCGACCCGCCTCGACGCGTACGGCCTGGACGCCCTGCTCGGCTGGGCCACCGAGGACGCCGACATCGCACCCCGCGCCGATCTCCCGCACGACGTCGAACTCGTCCGCCGCACCGGCGAGTCGGGCACCTACCTGTTCGCCGTCAACCACAGCGCGTCGGACGCCAAGGTGCCCCTGGAGGCCCCCGGCACCGAACTGCTGACGGGCGAACGGGCAGCGGGCCGCCTCGCGCTGCCCGCCGGAGC
The DNA window shown above is from Streptomyces sp. NBC_01451 and carries:
- a CDS encoding LLM class flavin-dependent oxidoreductase encodes the protein MPVEFISAVHTDTGSNGPASSSRTGGFDPDFVRKYARTLDDGGFDHTLVAYHSASPDALQLAQFVANNTERIRPILAHRPGVIFPTHAARALATLDRISKGRLSLHIISGGSDEEQHREGDYLNKSERYERSDEYIQILRKVWQADGPVSHEGKYFRFEGYHSDVKPVNGLVPISVGGSSQDAYRVGGQQGDIFGLWGEPLKETAEQIAAVNAVAEAAGRPHPRIWVSFRPIIAPTDELAWEKAHRTLGVLKDQASNTELLRHYRTDGRPANVGSQRLLDIAERGEVHDRCLWTAPAVATNAAGASTALVGSPETVAKALLDYVDIGCDLLSIRGYDPLNDAIDYARYVLPLVRQELAHRAATTARAA
- a CDS encoding ABC transporter substrate-binding protein; amino-acid sequence: MIRRLATAALSVTALLALTACGADSSADAAGSGSEVTLTVGDQAKTLQTIVAASGALKGAEYNVKWAEFEGAAPLYQAVQAGAADTGFSADLPALQALSGGVKIKNIAALKNDGTHVGIVVRKGSGIDSVKDLKGQKVVVSSAKGSISEYLLANVLKQNGLDYKDVKVQYLLPTDAQAAFSSGRIKVWAIFGVYQAVALEQGGKLLVDGADGRVSGYGFVNASDKALADSSKKAALSDFLKRLGTALKWTSTHKDAYAKAIQERNGADASVAKTLASAAYGQVLPITDDVNKTVQDVADLMNSIGVLDPSVDVAKSADASLLK
- a CDS encoding ABC transporter ATP-binding protein: MANSVEIRGLSRAFDGNTVLHELDLDIREGEFVALLGHSGCGKSTLLRILAGLDDEIGGEVTVPARRSAAFQSPRLLPWLKVWRNVVLGLPGRPDRALAAKALDEVGIADRATVWPKTLSGGQAQRVSLARALVREPELLLLDEPFGALDALTRGKVQQLVGELWQRHGCAILLVTHDVEEALLLADRVLVMDEGRIAHDLTVGLPRPRDLTSPEFVTLRARLLGWLGVTAHTLEGTPS
- a CDS encoding ABC transporter permease, translated to MTTKPLDAVPLAPSPPPDTPPGTPPAPAPRVTIRGTARATRRLQVPRSVRRAAGPVGLVLLWFLTSATGVLPESVLASPVDVLKQAVDLTKNGELPGAVAASGRRAAIGFLIGASVALVLSLLAGLFRLGEDVIDSSMGMFRAIPWVGLIPLFIVWFGIEETPKIALVALGVTYPLYFNIYGGIRSTDAQLVEAARMMGLGRLGLIKYVILPSALPGALVGLRYALSTAWLALVFAEQINADAGLGYLMSNAQQYFRTDIIVLCLAVYALLGLACDFAVRVLSRRLLTWRANFEGEA
- a CDS encoding sulfurtransferase: MSSTRVTTTVAELREALAAEQSPLVLDVRWSLGDPYGRDHYADAHIPGAVYVDLDTELAAPPSPDGGRHPLPEIGDLQVAARSWGLRQGQPVVVYDDLGNTAAARAWWLLRYAGVADVTLLDGALGAWRAAELPLESGIPADPQPGDIVLRAGGLPLTDTDGAAELAREGLLLDARAGERYRGEVEPVDPRAGHIPGAVSAPTGENLATDGTFLSPELLRERFEVLGADATSRIGVYCGSGVTAAHQIAALALAGFDATLFAGSWSAWSADPTRPAATGPEPA
- a CDS encoding alpha/beta hydrolase encodes the protein MSSSTPSSAPASWDEPEGLAARGTLIVLPGRGEHGGVYERFGRRLAFDAYRVRALGDASADPAVLDEAAKLLADESLPGPKILVGSDTGARYAVRLAAEHPAGVDALILAGLPIGSWKSGSWEEELTARTACPTHQGRLAGDAAFRRGAIDAAVDLLGPPLDRVQVPVLALHGKDDRVSPLDRALGAYAGHTNVRTVTFVGGRHDVLNDALHRTVAATVVLFLERLRLSPELPAIAEESA
- a CDS encoding LysR family transcriptional regulator; this translates as MPQPVLDIVALRSLTAIADHGGFHRAAQALALSQSAVSQHVRRLEKTLGRPVVEREGRGTRFTPEGRLLLEQARRVLAVHDEAVRTLLDVDGDTITLGSTEHAADQFLPLLTAAVEAVRPGCRVRFRIDRSARLVEAVERGSVDVAVYVTEAAATEGTPVGGLPLTWHAPPGWAPPAAPAPVPLVAIEDPCAIRRRAIATLAEQGVVASVVGDAGYLAGVLDLARTGRGVALLATVGPAPDGLTPYKGLPPVPPIPMSALARPGADPATVEAAFAAVRRLLT
- a CDS encoding MarR family winged helix-turn-helix transcriptional regulator, translated to MATNRAGAGLADQWRDILAAHARTMCEIDRVLHPHGLGASDFEVLDVLVSGAAAVTDTSDSGEQCRVQDIAGRVHLSQSALSRLIGRLEKEGLVERSMCVEDRRGVRVALTARGRELHEEVLPLQRAALARTLGT